A part of Pectinatus sottacetonis genomic DNA contains:
- a CDS encoding zinc-ribbon domain containing protein: protein MDYQDKTLICKECGKEFVFTAGEQAFYAEKGFENEPGRCHECRGVKKRSRGAQTDRKMYDVICAKCGKKTQVPFEPKLNRPIYCRDCFNALRNKSE from the coding sequence ATGGATTATCAAGACAAGACTTTAATATGTAAGGAATGTGGAAAAGAGTTTGTTTTTACTGCGGGTGAACAGGCATTTTATGCAGAAAAGGGGTTTGAAAATGAGCCGGGACGATGCCATGAATGTCGCGGAGTTAAAAAACGCAGTCGGGGCGCGCAGACTGATCGTAAAATGTATGATGTAATTTGTGCAAAATGTGGTAAAAAAACACAAGTTCCTTTTGAGCCTAAATTAAATCGTCCTATATATTGTCGTGATTGTTTCAATGCCCTTCGTAATAAATCTGAGTAA
- a CDS encoding basic amino acid ABC transporter substrate-binding protein, which yields MKKVLLLCMAVLGALLIVSGCGSTANKDNGTSDPKVLKVATNADFAPFEFQGEEGKSYQGFDMDLIRAIGKQMGMQVKINNLSFDGLIPALQTGNIDAVISGMSINDERKKKVAFSDPYYESGLTIMVKADNNDIKSFKDLQGKRIAVQIGTTSAKEAKKIPNAQVKELNSSADTFLELKAGNVDAVINDKPVNDYYKVKNGDNSVKRVGDKLTSESYGIAVKKDNTKLVKKINDALKKLKENGEYNKLYKKWFGVEPTADNK from the coding sequence ATGAAAAAAGTTTTATTGTTATGTATGGCTGTCTTGGGAGCGCTGCTTATCGTTTCCGGATGTGGAAGTACTGCGAATAAAGATAATGGAACAAGTGATCCTAAAGTGCTGAAAGTTGCAACTAATGCTGACTTTGCGCCATTTGAATTTCAAGGTGAGGAAGGCAAGTCTTATCAGGGATTTGACATGGATCTTATAAGAGCTATCGGAAAACAGATGGGGATGCAGGTAAAAATAAACAATCTCAGTTTTGATGGTTTGATTCCAGCGCTGCAGACAGGGAATATTGATGCCGTTATTTCTGGAATGTCAATAAATGATGAACGTAAAAAGAAAGTGGCTTTTTCAGATCCGTATTATGAATCAGGGCTGACTATTATGGTAAAAGCAGATAATAATGATATAAAATCATTTAAAGATTTACAGGGCAAAAGAATTGCTGTTCAGATTGGTACGACTTCAGCCAAAGAAGCTAAAAAAATTCCTAATGCACAAGTAAAAGAATTAAATAGTTCTGCTGACACTTTTCTTGAACTTAAAGCAGGTAATGTAGATGCAGTTATCAATGATAAACCAGTAAATGATTATTATAAGGTTAAAAATGGGGATAACAGCGTAAAACGTGTCGGAGATAAACTTACTTCAGAAAGCTATGGTATAGCAGTAAAGAAAGATAATACAAAATTAGTAAAGAAAATAAATGACGCATTGAAAAAATTGAAAGAAAACGGGGAATACAACAAACTGTATAAAAAATGGTTTGGTGTAGAACCGACAGCAGATAACAAATAA
- a CDS encoding amino acid ABC transporter permease, whose translation MSFDFNLVIESFPLLLAGALVTVKITIISVALGIFIGLFVGIGRVVKVKPVKWLAAVYVDFLRGTPLLVQIFIIYFALPLVVDIHMNPFVAAITACSINSGAYVAEIFRAGIQSVDEGQMEAGRSLGLTWAQTMRYIIVPQAFKSVIPPLGNEFIALLKDSSLVSVIGFEELTRRGQLIIARTYGSLEIWLSVAFLYLVMTLTISQLVSYLERRFDIKNDRN comes from the coding sequence ATGAGTTTTGATTTTAATTTAGTCATTGAATCTTTTCCGCTTCTGCTAGCTGGAGCACTGGTGACTGTGAAAATAACAATTATCAGCGTAGCATTAGGAATATTTATAGGTTTATTTGTTGGAATAGGGCGTGTAGTTAAAGTTAAACCAGTAAAATGGCTGGCGGCTGTATATGTAGATTTTTTACGTGGCACACCGCTACTTGTGCAAATATTTATAATTTATTTTGCTCTACCGCTTGTAGTCGATATTCATATGAATCCTTTTGTTGCGGCTATCACAGCATGTAGTATAAACAGCGGCGCCTATGTAGCAGAAATCTTCAGAGCCGGTATACAATCTGTTGATGAAGGACAGATGGAAGCAGGGAGATCTTTAGGACTTACATGGGCGCAGACAATGCGCTATATAATAGTACCACAGGCTTTTAAAAGTGTAATACCGCCTCTCGGTAATGAATTTATCGCATTGCTCAAGGATTCCTCACTGGTTTCAGTTATAGGATTTGAAGAATTGACGCGGCGTGGACAACTTATAATAGCAAGAACTTATGGATCGTTAGAAATATGGCTCAGTGTGGCATTCCTATATCTTGTGATGACGCTTACGATATCCCAACTTGTTTCTTATTTAGAACGGAGGTTTGATATAAAAAATGATAGAAATTAA
- a CDS encoding amino acid ABC transporter ATP-binding protein produces the protein MIEIKDLHKSFASTDVLKGINLTVQQSEVVVIIGPSGSGKSTLLRCINYLEIPTQGHVIIDGMDLEKTDINKIRSEIGMVFQRFNLFPHMTVLDNIILAPMKVRSLKRCEAEAAALALLDKVGLKDRALAYPSQLSGGQQQRVAIARSLAMKPKVMLFDEPTSALDPEMVGEVLDVMRNLAKDGMTMVIVTHEMGFAREVGTRLLFVDNGKIIEQGKPKAVFESPKEERTRLFLSKVL, from the coding sequence ATGATAGAAATTAAAGATTTGCATAAATCATTTGCCTCTACTGATGTTTTAAAGGGAATAAATCTGACGGTACAGCAAAGTGAAGTGGTCGTTATAATAGGGCCGTCAGGTTCTGGGAAATCAACGCTTTTACGTTGCATTAATTATTTGGAAATACCAACACAGGGGCATGTAATAATTGATGGAATGGATTTAGAAAAAACTGATATAAATAAAATCCGTTCAGAAATAGGGATGGTTTTTCAACGATTTAATTTGTTTCCACATATGACAGTATTAGATAATATTATACTTGCACCAATGAAGGTTCGTTCTCTGAAACGCTGTGAGGCGGAAGCAGCTGCTTTGGCATTACTTGATAAAGTTGGATTAAAAGATAGAGCTTTGGCATATCCTTCACAGCTTTCAGGTGGACAGCAACAGCGAGTGGCTATTGCCAGATCACTGGCAATGAAACCCAAAGTAATGTTGTTTGATGAACCAACTTCTGCTCTTGATCCTGAAATGGTAGGGGAAGTTCTCGATGTAATGCGTAATTTAGCTAAAGATGGAATGACAATGGTTATTGTTACACATGAAATGGGATTTGCTCGCGAAGTAGGGACAAGGTTACTGTTTGTGGATAATGGGAAAATAATTGAGCAGGGAAAACCTAAGGCTGTTTTTGAATCGCCGAAGGAAGAACGTACGAGGCTTTTTTTATCAAAGGTTTTGTAA
- a CDS encoding L7Ae/L30e/S12e/Gadd45 family ribosomal protein: protein MLEELKNAKRVIGMKQVTKAVNNGLAEYVFLAIDADDRVLKPLKILCESRKVKIITGSTMAELGKACSIEVGAAAAAIINK from the coding sequence ATGCTGGAAGAACTGAAAAATGCAAAACGGGTTATTGGAATGAAACAGGTGACAAAGGCTGTTAATAACGGTTTAGCAGAATATGTTTTTTTAGCTATTGACGCAGATGACAGGGTCCTGAAACCATTAAAGATTTTATGCGAAAGCAGAAAAGTTAAAATTATAACAGGATCTACGATGGCAGAACTTGGCAAAGCCTGCTCAATAGAAGTCGGCGCTGCAGCAGCAGCTATTATAAACAAGTAA
- the rpsL gene encoding 30S ribosomal protein S12 encodes MPTINQLIRKSRQSMQEKSTAPALKNCPQKRGVCTRVYTTTPKKPNSALRKVARVRLTNSIEVTAYIPGIGHNLQEHSVVLIRGGRVKDLPGVRYHIIRGSLDTAGVQDRAQGRSKYGAKRGKKK; translated from the coding sequence ATGCCTACAATTAATCAGTTGATCAGAAAAAGCAGACAGAGCATGCAGGAAAAATCTACGGCTCCGGCACTTAAAAACTGCCCGCAGAAACGTGGTGTTTGCACCAGGGTTTATACAACAACCCCTAAAAAGCCTAACTCCGCATTGCGTAAAGTTGCCCGTGTCCGTTTAACTAATAGTATTGAAGTAACAGCTTATATTCCAGGAATTGGACATAATCTTCAGGAACATAGTGTTGTTCTGATTCGCGGCGGTCGTGTAAAGGATTTACCAGGTGTTCGTTATCATATTATCCGCGGTTCGCTTGATACTGCAGGAGTTCAAGACCGTGCACAGGGAAGAAGCAAATATGGTGCGAAACGCGGTAAGAAAAAATAA
- the rpsG gene encoding 30S ribosomal protein S7 produces the protein MPRKGPVPKRDVLPDPVYKSKKVTKFINKVMLSGKKSVAEQVVYDAFDRIKDKTGKDPLEVFETALNNVMPVLEVRARRVGGANYQVPIEVRPDRRMTLGIRWLVNYARLRGEKTMNERLSGELMDAANNTGAAIKKKEDTHKMAEANKAFAHYRW, from the coding sequence ATGCCAAGAAAAGGTCCTGTACCTAAACGTGATGTATTGCCGGATCCGGTTTATAAATCAAAAAAGGTAACAAAATTTATTAATAAAGTAATGCTTTCTGGTAAAAAAAGTGTTGCAGAACAAGTAGTATATGATGCATTTGATCGTATAAAAGACAAAACAGGCAAAGATCCATTAGAAGTTTTTGAAACTGCACTTAATAATGTAATGCCTGTTTTAGAAGTACGTGCACGTCGTGTCGGTGGTGCTAATTATCAGGTGCCAATTGAAGTTCGTCCTGATCGCCGTATGACACTAGGAATTCGCTGGCTGGTTAATTATGCTCGCTTACGTGGCGAAAAGACAATGAATGAAAGATTGTCTGGAGAACTCATGGATGCGGCTAATAATACTGGCGCTGCAATAAAGAAAAAAGAAGACACGCATAAAATGGCGGAAGCAAATAAGGCATTCGCACATTATCGTTGGTAA
- the fusA gene encoding elongation factor G: MGREFSLEKTRNIGIIAHIDAGKTTTTERILFYTGIVHKIGEVHDGAATMDWMAQEQERGITITSAATTCHWKNHRINIIDTPGHVDFTVEVERSLKVLDGAVTVLSGKSGVEPQSETVWRQAERYNVPRMVYVNKMDIVGADFYNVIQMMKDRLHANPVPIQIPIGAEDNFQGMVDLIKMEAILYEDKEGKLETFGPIPDDLKEKAQEYRQKMLDVIAETDDDLMMKYLEGEEITEDEIKKVIRKATVECKICPVICGSSYKNKGIQPMLDAVIDYMPSPLDIPAIKGVNPDTGEEDERDASDEEPFAALAFKIMADPFVGKLAFFRVYSGTLSAGSYVYNSTKDKKERIGRILQMHANHRKELDVVYSGDIASAVGLKSTTTGDTLCDEKHPIVLESMVFPDPVISVAVEPKTKADQEKMGIALQKLAEEDPTFRVKTDHETGQTIISGMGELHLEIIVDRMLREFKVECNVGKPQVAYRETIRKTVKAEGKFIRQSGGKGQYGHCWLEIMPQKPGEGFSFESKIVGGAIPKEYINPIENGVKEAMNNGIVAGYPMVDIKVIVYDGSFHEVDSSEMAFKIAGSMAFKNGAQKADPVLLEPYVKVEVTVPEDYMGDVIGDLNSRRGRIEGMEPRNGVQVINGMVPLSEMFGYSTDLRSRTQGRGNYSMEVSHYEEVPKNISDAIVTKNKGE; this comes from the coding sequence GTGGGCAGAGAGTTTTCTCTTGAAAAAACTCGTAATATCGGTATCATAGCACATATTGATGCTGGCAAAACCACCACAACTGAACGTATACTGTTCTATACTGGAATTGTTCATAAAATCGGGGAAGTTCATGATGGCGCAGCTACTATGGACTGGATGGCTCAGGAACAAGAAAGAGGAATAACAATTACCTCTGCGGCAACTACTTGCCATTGGAAAAACCATCGTATTAATATAATAGATACGCCCGGACACGTGGACTTTACAGTAGAAGTTGAACGTTCATTAAAGGTACTTGATGGTGCGGTAACAGTACTTTCTGGTAAAAGTGGCGTTGAGCCGCAATCAGAAACCGTTTGGCGCCAGGCTGAACGCTACAATGTACCACGTATGGTTTATGTCAATAAGATGGATATTGTTGGTGCTGATTTTTACAATGTTATTCAAATGATGAAAGATCGCTTACATGCAAATCCCGTGCCTATCCAAATTCCTATTGGAGCAGAAGATAACTTCCAGGGTATGGTTGATTTGATAAAAATGGAAGCTATTTTATATGAAGACAAAGAAGGTAAACTGGAAACATTTGGGCCTATTCCGGATGATTTGAAGGAAAAAGCACAGGAATACCGTCAGAAAATGCTTGATGTTATAGCTGAAACAGATGATGACCTCATGATGAAATATCTTGAAGGTGAAGAAATCACTGAAGACGAAATCAAAAAAGTTATCAGAAAAGCTACAGTAGAGTGCAAAATCTGTCCGGTTATTTGCGGTTCTTCATATAAGAACAAGGGCATACAACCTATGCTGGATGCAGTTATTGATTATATGCCTTCACCATTGGATATCCCGGCAATCAAGGGAGTTAATCCGGATACAGGTGAAGAAGATGAACGTGATGCAAGTGATGAAGAACCATTTGCAGCATTGGCTTTTAAGATTATGGCGGATCCGTTTGTTGGAAAACTAGCATTCTTCCGTGTATATTCTGGTACATTATCAGCAGGTTCTTATGTATATAATTCTACTAAAGATAAAAAGGAACGTATTGGACGTATCTTGCAAATGCATGCAAATCATCGTAAGGAACTTGATGTTGTATACAGCGGTGATATTGCATCGGCTGTTGGACTTAAGTCTACGACAACAGGTGATACACTCTGTGATGAGAAACATCCAATAGTTCTTGAATCTATGGTATTTCCTGATCCAGTTATTTCGGTAGCTGTTGAACCTAAGACAAAAGCAGATCAGGAAAAAATGGGTATTGCTTTACAGAAACTGGCAGAAGAAGATCCAACGTTCCGTGTTAAAACTGACCATGAAACAGGGCAGACAATAATTTCAGGTATGGGAGAACTGCATTTAGAAATTATCGTAGATCGTATGCTTCGTGAATTCAAGGTTGAATGTAATGTTGGTAAACCTCAGGTTGCTTATAGAGAAACAATCAGGAAAACTGTTAAGGCAGAAGGTAAATTTATTCGTCAGTCTGGTGGTAAAGGTCAGTATGGTCATTGCTGGTTAGAAATTATGCCGCAAAAACCTGGCGAAGGGTTTTCTTTTGAAAGTAAAATTGTTGGTGGTGCTATTCCTAAGGAATATATCAACCCAATTGAAAACGGTGTAAAAGAAGCCATGAATAATGGTATTGTTGCTGGTTATCCTATGGTTGATATTAAAGTAATTGTTTATGATGGTTCATTCCATGAAGTCGATTCATCAGAAATGGCATTTAAAATTGCCGGCTCCATGGCATTTAAAAATGGTGCGCAAAAAGCAGATCCAGTTCTTTTGGAACCGTATGTCAAAGTTGAAGTAACTGTTCCTGAAGATTATATGGGTGACGTAATTGGAGATTTGAATTCTCGTCGCGGCCGCATTGAGGGCATGGAACCACGCAATGGCGTTCAGGTCATTAATGGAATGGTACCCTTGTCTGAAATGTTTGGTTATTCTACTGACTTACGTTCCAGAACTCAGGGTCGTGGGAACTATTCAATGGAAGTATCTCATTATGAAGAAGTTCCTAAAAATATATCAGATGCTATTGTTACAAAAAACAAAGGTGAATAA
- the tuf gene encoding elongation factor Tu, whose translation MAKQKFERTKPHVNIGTIGHVDHGKTTLTAAITKVLSKKGYAQFEDYSMIDKAPEERERGITINTAHVEYETDKRHYAHVDCPGHADYVKNMITGAAQMDGAILVVSAADGPMPQTREHILLARQVGVPAMVVFLNKVDQVDDPELLELVEMEVRELLSSYDFPGDDIPVITGSALKALEGDPEAEQKILDLMDAVDDYIPTPVRDTDKPFLMPVEDVFTITGRGTVATGRVERGELKLNDVVEIIGLSDERKSTTVTGIEMFRKSMDAAVAGDNIGALLRGIDRTEIERGQVLAKPGTIHPHTKFKAQVYVLTKDEGGRHTPFFSNYRPQFYFRTTDVTGVVTLPEGTEMVMPGDNIEMDIELITPIAIEKGLRFAIREGGHTVGAGRVIEIEK comes from the coding sequence ATGGCTAAACAAAAGTTTGAAAGAACTAAACCACATGTTAATATTGGTACTATTGGTCACGTTGACCATGGTAAAACAACTCTTACTGCTGCTATCACAAAAGTCCTTTCTAAAAAAGGATATGCACAATTTGAAGATTACAGCATGATTGACAAGGCTCCAGAAGAACGTGAACGTGGTATTACAATTAATACTGCTCATGTTGAATATGAAACAGATAAAAGACATTATGCCCATGTTGACTGCCCGGGCCATGCTGACTATGTAAAGAACATGATTACTGGCGCAGCACAAATGGATGGTGCAATTTTAGTTGTTAGTGCTGCTGATGGCCCTATGCCTCAGACACGTGAACATATCCTGCTTGCTCGTCAGGTTGGTGTTCCTGCTATGGTTGTTTTCCTTAATAAAGTAGATCAGGTTGATGATCCTGAATTATTAGAACTTGTTGAAATGGAAGTTCGTGAACTTCTTTCTTCTTATGATTTTCCTGGTGATGATATCCCAGTTATCACAGGTTCAGCTTTAAAAGCACTGGAAGGTGATCCAGAAGCAGAACAAAAGATTCTTGATCTTATGGATGCTGTAGATGATTATATTCCTACACCTGTTCGTGATACAGATAAACCATTCTTAATGCCAGTTGAAGATGTATTTACAATTACTGGTCGTGGTACTGTTGCTACAGGCCGTGTTGAACGTGGTGAATTAAAATTAAATGATGTAGTTGAAATAATTGGTCTTTCAGATGAAAGAAAATCCACAACAGTAACAGGTATTGAAATGTTCCGTAAGAGTATGGATGCTGCAGTTGCTGGTGATAACATCGGTGCTCTTTTACGTGGTATTGATCGTACTGAAATTGAACGTGGTCAGGTTCTTGCTAAACCTGGTACAATACATCCGCATACCAAATTCAAAGCTCAGGTTTATGTACTGACTAAAGATGAAGGCGGTCGCCATACTCCATTCTTCTCCAACTACCGTCCTCAGTTCTATTTCCGTACAACTGATGTTACCGGGGTTGTTACATTACCTGAAGGTACTGAAATGGTTATGCCTGGTGATAACATCGAAATGGATATTGAACTCATTACTCCAATCGCTATTGAAAAGGGTTTGCGTTTTGCTATTCGTGAAGGTGGTCACACCGTTGGTGCAGGCCGTGTAATTGAAATCGAAAAATAA
- the rpsJ gene encoding 30S ribosomal protein S10, producing MSKQQKIRIRLKAYDHKALDQSAVKIVDTAKRTGAMVSGPIPLPTEKNIYTILRSPHVNKDSREQFEMRTHKRLIDILEPTSKTVDALMRLDLPAGVDIEIKL from the coding sequence TTGTCCAAACAACAAAAAATACGTATTCGTTTAAAAGCATATGATCATAAGGCTCTTGATCAAAGCGCAGTAAAGATAGTTGATACAGCTAAAAGAACCGGTGCAATGGTGTCCGGTCCGATACCTTTACCCACCGAAAAAAATATCTATACAATTTTAAGATCTCCACATGTAAATAAAGATTCTCGCGAACAGTTCGAAATGAGAACACATAAACGTCTTATTGATATTTTAGAACCTACATCAAAGACAGTTGATGCTTTGATGCGTTTAGATTTACCGGCTGGCGTGGATATCGAAATTAAATTGTAA